Below is a genomic region from Drosophila albomicans strain 15112-1751.03 chromosome 2R, ASM965048v2, whole genome shotgun sequence.
taaataccacctataaaaataaaacggtTACAATGCTTAACCGTTTCAGAAAGCAGCGCAGACACATTAAGCGGTTACATTGGTTAGTTCGCACTTTTACTACAGATGGCGCCACTTGCTATACAGCAGAGCCTCAAACCGCTCTAACGCATGCAACAACCAACCGCTACTTTGCCTTTACGTATTTTTATGGTTCAACCGCTTGGCTTAATAGGTATGaaagaattttaatgtttttaatgaCTTTGGTAACTATATTTAAGCCACACTAAGCTcagaacattttaattaagtcaAGACGAAAATAAATTGCGGTTGCCCATGTATTTTACTATCTTCTTAATGCGCAAGCTAGCTGGGCGATTGTCAATTGTCAATGGTACACAAACCCCGCCCCACATTTGAGCATGCTCTTAAAGCGGAATGCATTTGCTGATTGCCAATTGACCTCAAGGGTTGATTGAAGCAATATGAAAAATGTGATTGAAATTCCAAAGTAAGTGTGAATGCTAAAACTAcaatttgtatacatttaaTTGAACTATAAAATTGCAAGCTTTATTATTGTAAAGTTATGTTCTATCACTCGCAATAGTAGCCAGaatatatttcactttaaattgtcatttacattttttttttagttttttttgtagcatttCTTGCTAATAACaactataatttgtttaaccaATTTCCAATTTGAACGCCTCTAATGCTTGCCATAATCACCAGGTTCCACAGAATCACCAGCAGAAGAAGATGCTGCCACAGCCGCATTGAGTGCATCATAGAGTTCACTTGATTGATGATGATTGGAGTTGCCATACAAGttgttatcattattattggcattggcattggcattagCTCTAGTGCGAATGTTGCCACTGCGAACTGGGGCATCCAAGTCGGGTCTGTTGGCATCATAGGCCAATCCATTGGCAAACGAACGATGCAACAGATTGTTGCCCACAAAGTGCTGCAGATGTCCAAGACAACTGTGGCGGAAGAGAAATTAAACTGGCCGtaattataatgaattttCTCGAGCTTCACTTACCGTTCCAATCGACGATCAGTGGGTGCGTCTGGAATATCATAGAGATCCAATAGGCCGAGATTGTGGCCATTGCCTACGACTGTTGCAGGCGGTGCACGTTTACCATTGGTCCAGCCGCGAGAATATTGAAATGTCTGCCCCATGCAAGCCATCGACAGGGTGAACAGGAAGAGGGGCAACATCAAGAGGCGCAACATTTTGAGAACTGTAAGAAGAGAGTCGCCAACAaaacttgttttattataaagtCGCCTAGACAGACGATGGCACTTGCCTAGACACTGAAATAACTCTGGGCAAACTACTCGCTACCAGGTCGAAACCGCTTCTGAGCCTTTAATGGTCCCATCGACATCCTTTTATATCGCAAGGCTGCAAAAACCAAAGAGCAATTTCGTTAAAATCTCCCGGCCATAAACGAAACAAGTGCTGCTCCTCCTTCTGCTCCAACAAGTTGCCTTCGaggtacacacacacgcgcacacagaTGCAGATTAACTGAGATTATTAGTTGCCAATTGTTTTCATGTGTTGGCCAAAGGTGGCATTTAAGTCCCACGCGCCACCCAcgcctgccacgcccaccactCCCGGCTGGCTGAtcaaattgaatgcatttGTTGATTGGAAAATTGCCACTGCGCAAGCATAGAAAACACTTTTCTCAGACGTCGAGTATTTGTTCAGCACAAGGGTTTAAATAAAAGGGTTtctgatttttataccctttaAAGAGTTACTACTTAGAAGAAGAGTAGAAGTGTAAGAGTCTGAATTTCTGGTTAGAGTCATAATCGATTAACCAGCTTAAATATACGAGTAACAATAAGAATGAATCATATATTTGTTATAGacaatttcttattaaattcAGTCGCATTCAATTTCTTTCCGACCcgttaaaatttatttttatttgcataatttatattagaAACAAACTCAATCCTAACGCAatttttatgctaattaaaaCGTGCCGTCAAAACACTCTCAAATTTAAGATTGCGGTTATGccaattaaaagaatttatgaatttttatttccagCACAAAGTTAATATACACAGTAATTTTTAAAGATTCAACATTGCTTAAAAATTTAGTACATTTGTAgctaaataatgtaaatttaaatttaactaaatatttatgattcgTACTTAAAGAAATGTTATGCACCAACAAGTTTAAATgatcatttttatattgtacCATTTCATACAGGGTAACTGAGAGTCGAGTATGCTCACTTTCATTCTGAACATGTTCAATTAGTAGTATCTCTTTGCACTCTTCAAGTCATCAAACTTGTCTTGCCATTTATGGGCGTGGGGAATTTCGTGATTTCTTCTGCCCAGCACCTTAAGCGGCATTAACTTGTCGAACACAAAATTAACAATCTATCAACTGGCTTAtgtatttctgtatttatatatagacgCAAATCTAAACTTAGCCATTcttgaaaaatatgtttataagaTTTTAGGAATCACAAATGTGTTATCTCGTTATCTCGTCCGGAATTTTCTTGTCCGTTCTTCTGAGCCAACTCCATCGAATTATCTTTCACTGGGCGACGACGCATTGCAATGTAGATGACACTGTAAGTTGTTAATAGATTAGCTAATGTCTTAGTatgttttgatttcaatttacataaaaacaaGTATGTTGggagcaataaaaatattgctgaacaaaaaaaaggcacCCGGAAAAGAATCGATGGTTGACGTGTAAATCAGGCTGTAGATGGGCGCAAATATAAATCCTGCTATTGGTTCACAAATGCCAAagaatgaaaacattttacctaaacaaaaataaatcgattATAATAAACTCCTAAACGTTGTGCATTTACATTAACTCACTTAGCTCGTCGTCAGCAACTATAGTGGATCCAATTGATTTAATGGGAATAACTCGTAACGAAGCAAACATATCAAACACATTGCCAAGATAAAACATCCAggaattaattgaaaaagccTATAGAAAAAGATGAAGAAgtttattcataattaataacattatGGGTACTTACAAATACGAAATGAGACGCAGTGATAAAGACAGAAGACCACATGCCAATTATGGAGTCCGagattttcaatattttactGAAAATTGTTGTGCCAATAAAGGTTCCAAGAACAGCTAGTCCTCCACCAACGGATCCATAGACGCTGTAGTCTTCGCCATTCCATCCTAActtttttaaagcaaaaagatATTGGTAAGTATCTTCAGTTACAGGAGCTATAACAGTGAAGAAATAAGCCAAAATCAACATCAGTAATATAAATCTATCATTGTTCTCTCGTTTCGCAAAGGGGAAATAGATCAGTTGTTTCAGCAGCGTGGGATCAAAGAGTTCTTTGCACAGATTACGTCTTATGGGCACTGGGGGAGGTTCGACTCTTGGTGGCGTCAATTGTGGATTCAACTGAAAGTTTTTATTCACGGGCACCTCATCCAAGTTGGTTGTCTCATAGGCCAAATTGTCAACTGCCTGATTTTGTGTATGAGGAGCTGTCGCAGTTGGCTCTACTTTCGCCTTGGTCTGTGGCTTAGGCTCCTTTATAAAGAAGACAATGTAGAGTATGGCAAGAATTTGAGAGACCAAACTTAATATAAAGCAATCTGGAATAAAAGAGAAACGTAACTACCATATAAACCATTTTAGAtattaatactatataaaaataagttataaAATCAAGATATTGTTCTTAGTATTGAGAATTTTCTTCGAAAAAGTGAATCAATAACAAGAAATTTTGGAAGTTAGAaaacatatgggtaattccaaaacggaatttgtcccgtgcgagactctttacattgaaaataacataaactgaaacaattttgaaaataagaaaagtttatttttatagctctagataagtactttaattagagctaagaatggttttggaattttttttctgttttgttttctgttgtgataattgcaaaaattaaccaattcgtacgcaaaaccaaaaaatgaacgaaattatatattttatcggaaAACAGatcaagttcctaaaatcaatcttagctctaaatatagtgcttatctagagctttaagaataacattcatttatttttaaaattgtttcagtttatgttattttcactgcagtgcactgaaaaaagtctcgcacgggacaaattttgccatggaattacccatatctTGATTTCACGAATATTTCATATGCATATAAAAGAATGaataagaaaaatgaaaaaattatatacatattttattaataaattaaaaaattaataatttattataaattatggattcttttttattattactgtattttattatttggtaattttttaatttaataatcttaatttgaaatatttgaccCTAAAGTGGTCTTATATTAAGACGATTGTTCTTAATTTTAGAAAGTGATCTTTCTTTTCTGTGTACTTACTTCTATAGCCTATTAATGTCAACAGCGATCCACTTAGGAGACCTACAAATGACAATCCTGTTACAACCATAGAAAAGATGCCAAAACGAAAGACTCGATCTTCCTCTGGAGTTGTTATGGTCATATAACTATACGCTGACATCACAAATAAGGTGGTATTGCCGAAAAGTGACGGAACAATAACCTCTGCATAGCTTCCAAACTCAAAGGAAATGGTATCAAAATATATCGCCGATATGAGCTGACCTGTAAGATGACATTGTAAGTGAATACGGGACAAGGAGACTTCAagacacatacaaatattctGAAGAACTTCACCCACAATTGGAATTATCATTCCTGGTTTACGTTTATTGAATTTGTCCGCCCATCCGCCAGCAAATATCAATATGATCAACGGAAATATAGCAcctgtaaaatatatttttatatttaagtgtATAACTTGGACTTGAAGGGAGatgaaatatttctaatttatatccaa
It encodes:
- the LOC117574757 gene encoding pro-corazonin yields the protein MLRLLMLPLFLFTLSMACMGQTFQYSRGWTNGKRAPPATVVGNGHNLGLLDLYDIPDAPTDRRLERCLGHLQHFVGNNLLHRSFANGLAYDANRPDLDAPVRSGNIRTRANANANANNNDNNLYGNSNHHQSSELYDALNAAVAASSSAGDSVEPGDYGKH
- the LOC117575145 gene encoding solute carrier family 46 member 3-like translates to MAEPNKFGDVASPQQEEQKLSYLQKLWRFRHYLVVEPILVLYLSVAYWNSIATRNFPLEKACRVNLHFNVPTCIAILDKGNYGIDCDPFEAQLQNVTIQGPTPEELLVDVASPLFNFTVCKAEVQAQKLDADVNGIRSPIGAIFPLIILIFAGGWADKFNKRKPGMIIPIVGEVLQNICQLISAIYFDTISFEFGSYAEVIVPSLFGNTTLFVMSAYSYMTITTPEEDRVFRFGIFSMVVTGLSFVGLLSGSLLTLIGYRNCFILSLVSQILAILYIVFFIKEPKPQTKAKVEPTATAPHTQNQAVDNLAYETTNLDEVPVNKNFQLNPQLTPPRVEPPPVPIRRNLCKELFDPTLLKQLIYFPFAKRENNDRFILLMLILAYFFTVIAPVTEDTYQYLFALKKLGWNGEDYSVYGSVGGGLAVLGTFIGTTIFSKILKISDSIIGMWSSVFITASHFVFAFSINSWMFYLGNVFDMFASLRVIPIKSIGSTIVADDELSKMFSFFGICEPIAGFIFAPIYSLIYTSTIDSFPGAFFLFSNIFIAPNILVFIVIYIAMRRRPVKDNSMELAQKNGQENSGRDNEITHL